A single window of Flavobacteriales bacterium DNA harbors:
- a CDS encoding FRG domain-containing protein gives MNKEVNSIQDIPINSFDHFVQQIGTDGENIRNQENRLWLFRGQSDASWHLYPTLGRSPYLEPELLAKEKSSLSEFKQKALSHIPIGFDIKSEWDWLALAQHHGLPTRLLDWTENPLVALWFALSDKDVEAGKVAVWLFAAGKKDIVDTTTTGTPFDQGSTKIFRPNHIARRITSQSGWFTVHKYDKTKDRFLSLDSIRTYKKHIKKYVFTIDSNKRNGYLRRLDQMGINGYSIFPDLDGLSSFLDWKNYKKNG, from the coding sequence GTGAATAAGGAGGTGAATAGTATTCAGGATATTCCGATTAATTCCTTCGACCATTTTGTCCAGCAAATTGGGACGGATGGGGAGAATATAAGGAATCAGGAAAACCGGCTCTGGCTGTTTCGCGGACAATCTGATGCATCCTGGCATCTTTATCCAACATTGGGTAGGTCACCCTATTTAGAACCCGAACTACTTGCAAAAGAGAAATCCTCGCTAAGCGAGTTCAAGCAAAAGGCCCTATCACATATCCCCATCGGATTTGACATAAAATCGGAATGGGATTGGCTGGCATTGGCCCAACATCATGGGCTTCCGACAAGATTGTTGGATTGGACTGAGAACCCACTGGTAGCTCTTTGGTTTGCTCTTTCAGACAAAGATGTCGAAGCTGGCAAAGTTGCTGTCTGGCTATTTGCTGCAGGAAAGAAAGACATTGTAGATACCACCACCACTGGAACACCCTTTGATCAGGGTAGTACCAAGATATTCAGGCCAAATCATATTGCAAGAAGGATAACTTCCCAATCAGGTTGGTTTACAGTTCACAAATACGACAAAACCAAAGATAGATTCCTCTCGCTCGACTCTATAAGAACATACAAAAAACACATAAAGAAGTATGTATTCACTATTGATTCCAACAAACGTAATGGATACTTGAGAAGACTGGATCAGATGGGAATCAATGGATATTCCATTTTCCCAGATTTGGATGGCCTATCATCATTTCTTGATTGGAAGAACTATAAGAAAAATGGCTAA
- a CDS encoding ATPase, whose amino-acid sequence MFRLKEKTRLFIYDRQETVMKVFSVVSFVMALLSIGLLLYFDGFDLSPGMRTLVLGTIKTILAYFVLVFCLRWFFSIDRLTFLRRNWFEAFLMLLLVVDGFSVYILQRPMMESLFHSLGIRNFTPVYLLFIQCYIVVFAGLEIIRSNVDIGMVRIKPSLGLALSIGIITLVGAGLLMMPQMTTGRNATFLEALFTSISAVSGTGLIVVDTATFFTTKGHFVIMVLIQVGSLGLVSFSTFFLTYLAQGLSLRHQHQVSEFFTTDSKFRTEELVRQIIFYTVFIDVLGAIVIFFLWDPAVPFKNLGDKMFVSMFHSVSAFCSAGFSTFSNGMYTESIRHSYLLHVAVFLLIFVGSLGYPTLHDMFGIRNVRDRLQFAWRKLRLDSQVSLYTTLFLVFFGAIMFYLLEAKGTLRGMDGGAAVITSLFQSIQRTAGFNTVDIGALNSGTLIVICFLMFVGGSSGSVCGGIRTSTFAIMCISAWNAVRGKNVMTIGHRQISSDMYNRVISIFFFAISLCLFSTFLLTITEPGITFKALIFETISAFGTAGLTTGITSSISDPGRWILVFTMYAGRVGTLTLVLALSAQNAKHHVKYPTAHIMVG is encoded by the coding sequence ATGTTTCGGCTCAAGGAAAAAACCCGGCTGTTTATCTACGACCGCCAGGAAACCGTGATGAAGGTTTTCAGCGTCGTAAGCTTTGTAATGGCGCTGCTTTCGATCGGGTTGCTGCTGTATTTTGACGGGTTTGATCTGTCGCCCGGTATGCGAACACTGGTACTGGGTACCATCAAAACCATCCTCGCGTATTTCGTGCTGGTATTCTGTCTTCGCTGGTTTTTTTCCATCGACCGGCTGACTTTTCTGCGAAGAAACTGGTTCGAAGCATTCCTGATGTTGTTGCTTGTGGTGGATGGTTTCAGTGTGTACATCCTCCAGCGCCCGATGATGGAATCACTGTTCCACAGCCTGGGCATCCGCAATTTCACCCCGGTTTACCTGCTGTTCATCCAATGTTACATCGTGGTGTTCGCCGGACTGGAGATCATCCGTTCGAATGTAGACATCGGCATGGTGCGCATCAAACCCTCCCTGGGTCTGGCCCTGTCCATCGGAATCATCACCCTGGTAGGGGCGGGATTGCTGATGATGCCGCAGATGACCACCGGTCGGAACGCCACCTTCCTGGAAGCCCTCTTCACGTCCATCAGCGCGGTGAGTGGTACGGGGCTGATCGTGGTAGACACCGCCACCTTCTTCACCACCAAAGGGCACTTTGTGATCATGGTGCTGATCCAGGTAGGCTCATTGGGCCTTGTGAGTTTCAGTACCTTCTTCCTCACGTACCTGGCTCAGGGTCTCAGTCTTCGTCACCAGCACCAGGTATCGGAGTTTTTCACCACCGACAGCAAGTTCAGGACCGAAGAACTCGTTCGGCAAATCATCTTTTACACGGTATTCATTGATGTACTTGGAGCGATAGTGATCTTCTTCCTGTGGGATCCAGCGGTGCCCTTCAAAAACCTGGGCGATAAAATGTTCGTGTCGATGTTCCATTCCGTATCGGCGTTTTGCAGCGCCGGGTTCTCTACGTTCAGCAACGGGATGTACACGGAATCAATCCGGCATTCCTACCTCCTGCACGTGGCGGTGTTCCTGCTTATTTTCGTGGGAAGCCTGGGTTATCCCACGCTGCACGACATGTTCGGCATCCGCAACGTGCGCGACCGGCTGCAGTTTGCGTGGCGCAAGCTCAGGCTCGACAGCCAGGTGTCATTGTACACCACCTTGTTCCTTGTCTTCTTCGGTGCCATCATGTTTTACCTGCTGGAGGCCAAGGGCACCCTACGGGGCATGGATGGCGGCGCGGCGGTGATTACCTCCCTGTTCCAGTCGATCCAAAGAACGGCAGGTTTCAATACGGTTGATATCGGGGCTTTGAATTCGGGTACGCTCATCGTGATCTGCTTTCTGATGTTCGTGGGCGGATCATCGGGCTCGGTGTGCGGAGGCATCCGTACCTCCACGTTTGCCATCATGTGCATCTCGGCCTGGAATGCGGTGAGGGGGAAGAATGTGATGACGATCGGCCACCGTCAGATCTCCAGCGACATGTACAACCGCGTGATATCGATCTTCTTCTTTGCCATCAGCCTCTGCCTGTTCAGCACCTTCCTGCTCACCATCACCGAGCCGGGCATCACGTTCAAGGCATTGATCTTTGAAACGATATCGGCTTTCGGCACGGCGGGACTCACAACCGGCATTACCAGCAGCATCTCCGATCCGGGCCGGTGGATCCTGGTGTTCACCATGTATGCCGGACGTGTGGGTACGCTAACGCTGGTACTGGCGCTCAGCGCCCAGAATGCCAAGCACCATGTAAAGTATCCGACGGCCCATATTATGGTGGGGTGA